The Achromobacter pestifer genome includes a region encoding these proteins:
- a CDS encoding tetratricopeptide repeat protein — protein MSQCKIINCVYEDCAINRTGRVKSSFKPINIGIAALALALAAILTPPAQAADSRTRDATGPRMAPQSRHPETEVIRLRPGQLPYVSLTADIFYRVLASEIAAQRGMYGSAATTMLGLARDTGDPRLARRALEFQLAGGNLPGALDAARVWARLSPNDVEASSTELALAAANGQTKGLSQALRNRIDSSRDKPAAIGQALAVLSRLNDRRLALRILDESLSDSVRKLPAAHLALADVASASGDYTRAAQESRAALAADPKSEPAALRVLEYGYKVDPQRAQTEARAYIARNPNARKVRLMLAGQLADSGDYNGALAELQAMSRRSPEDFDLLFMQAQLAYKAGQLPQAKSLLQQYLDVQQQRQRATVPGATDAGAAAADAHVLLARIAEDQGHYDDAIAELGRIDDPTLRYSVRMRQAALRAKSGRIDDALAMIDAAGPQDEEERTLGVLTKAQILRDADRVKQAVSVLEAADQALPDTVEIKYELAMLYERQNRLADLERMLRQVIALDPDHAHAYNALGYTLADHNQRLPEALDLITQALELAPNDPFILDSMGWVKYRMGDSAAAADYLRRAYSVRPEADIAAHLAEVLWTQGKRDQAIELLRAAVAKDPKNKTVQDVAKRLGISL, from the coding sequence ATGAGCCAGTGTAAGATCATTAATTGCGTGTACGAAGATTGTGCCATCAACCGGACGGGCCGCGTGAAGTCGTCTTTCAAACCTATAAACATCGGGATCGCCGCGCTAGCGCTTGCGCTGGCAGCAATACTGACCCCACCGGCCCAGGCCGCCGACAGCCGGACGCGCGACGCGACCGGGCCTCGGATGGCGCCCCAGAGCCGCCACCCTGAAACCGAAGTCATCCGGCTGCGCCCCGGGCAGTTGCCCTATGTCTCGCTGACCGCCGACATCTTTTATCGCGTGCTCGCGTCCGAGATCGCCGCGCAGCGCGGCATGTACGGCTCGGCGGCTACCACCATGCTGGGCCTGGCGCGGGATACCGGCGATCCACGCCTGGCCCGCCGCGCCCTCGAGTTCCAACTGGCTGGCGGCAACCTGCCCGGCGCCCTGGACGCCGCCCGGGTCTGGGCGCGCCTGTCTCCCAACGACGTCGAGGCCAGCTCCACCGAGCTGGCGCTGGCCGCCGCCAACGGCCAGACCAAGGGCCTGTCGCAGGCTCTGCGCAACCGCATCGATTCCTCGCGCGACAAGCCGGCCGCCATCGGCCAGGCCCTGGCCGTGCTGAGCCGTCTGAACGACCGCCGCCTGGCCTTGCGCATCCTGGATGAATCGCTCAGCGACAGCGTGCGCAAGCTGCCGGCCGCGCACCTGGCGCTGGCGGACGTGGCCTCCGCCTCGGGCGACTACACCCGCGCCGCGCAGGAGTCGCGCGCGGCCCTGGCCGCGGATCCCAAGTCGGAACCCGCCGCCCTGCGCGTGCTGGAATACGGCTACAAGGTGGACCCGCAGCGCGCGCAGACCGAGGCGCGCGCCTACATCGCCCGCAATCCCAACGCCCGCAAGGTGCGCCTGATGCTGGCCGGCCAATTGGCCGACAGCGGCGACTACAACGGCGCGCTGGCTGAATTGCAGGCCATGTCGCGCCGCTCGCCGGAAGATTTCGACCTCTTGTTCATGCAGGCGCAACTGGCTTACAAGGCCGGACAGCTGCCGCAGGCCAAGAGCCTGTTGCAGCAATATCTGGACGTGCAGCAGCAGCGCCAACGTGCCACGGTGCCGGGCGCGACCGACGCCGGCGCCGCCGCAGCCGACGCCCATGTGCTGCTGGCCCGCATTGCCGAAGACCAGGGGCACTACGACGACGCCATCGCCGAACTGGGCCGCATCGACGATCCGACGCTGCGCTACTCGGTACGCATGCGCCAGGCCGCTTTGCGCGCCAAGAGCGGCCGCATCGACGACGCGCTGGCCATGATCGACGCCGCCGGTCCCCAGGACGAGGAAGAGCGCACCCTGGGCGTGTTGACCAAGGCCCAGATCCTGCGCGACGCCGACCGCGTGAAGCAGGCGGTGTCGGTGCTGGAGGCGGCCGATCAGGCGCTGCCCGACACGGTCGAGATCAAGTACGAACTGGCCATGCTGTACGAACGCCAGAACCGTCTGGCCGACCTGGAGCGCATGCTGCGCCAGGTCATCGCGCTGGACCCGGACCACGCGCACGCTTACAACGCGCTGGGCTACACGCTGGCCGATCACAACCAGCGTCTGCCCGAGGCCCTGGATCTGATCACGCAAGCGCTCGAACTCGCTCCCAACGACCCGTTCATTCTCGACAGCATGGGCTGGGTCAAGTACCGCATGGGCGATTCCGCGGCCGCGGCCGACTACCTGCGGCGCGCCTACAGCGTGCGTCCGGAGGCCGACATCGCGGCCCACCTGGCCGAAGTCCTCTGGACCCAGGGCAAGCGCGACCAGGCTATCGAGCTGCTGCGCGCCGCGGTGGCCAAGGATCCCAAGAACAAGACCGTTCAGGACGTGGCCAAGCGCCTGGGGATCAGCCTGTGA
- a CDS encoding ribose-phosphate pyrophosphokinase, with amino-acid sequence MANDSFMIFTGTANTRLAVDVVNHLDMSLGKMTVGRFSDGEVMVEINENVRGKDVFVLQPTCAPTNDNLMEIMVMVDALRRASAGRITAAIPYFGYARQDRRPRSARVAISAKVVANMLQVAGVDRVLTMDLHADQIQGFFDIPVDNIYAGPILLGDIWRRNFSNLVIVSPDIGGVVRARALAKQLEADLAIIDKRRPRANVSEVMNIIGEVDGRTCIIMDDMVDTAGTLCKAAQALKDRGAGAVYAYCTHPVLSGGAIDRIEASQLDELVVTDTIPLSEQGQASGKIRQLSCAALLGETILRISNAESVSSLFVD; translated from the coding sequence ATGGCAAACGATAGCTTCATGATTTTCACGGGTACAGCCAACACTCGGCTGGCCGTGGACGTAGTCAACCACCTCGATATGTCCCTGGGCAAGATGACCGTCGGTCGCTTCTCGGACGGCGAAGTGATGGTCGAGATCAACGAGAATGTGCGCGGCAAGGACGTCTTCGTCCTGCAGCCCACCTGTGCCCCCACCAACGACAACCTGATGGAAATCATGGTGATGGTCGATGCCTTGCGCCGCGCTTCCGCTGGCCGCATCACCGCCGCCATTCCTTATTTCGGCTATGCCCGCCAGGACCGCCGCCCGCGCTCGGCGCGCGTGGCCATCTCGGCCAAGGTCGTGGCCAACATGCTGCAAGTGGCTGGCGTCGACCGCGTTCTGACGATGGACCTGCACGCCGACCAGATCCAGGGCTTCTTCGATATCCCCGTGGACAACATCTACGCCGGTCCGATCCTGCTGGGCGACATCTGGCGCCGCAATTTCTCGAACCTGGTTATCGTGTCTCCGGACATCGGCGGCGTGGTGCGAGCCCGCGCGCTGGCCAAGCAGCTGGAAGCCGATCTGGCCATCATCGACAAGCGCCGTCCGCGCGCCAACGTGTCGGAAGTGATGAACATCATCGGTGAAGTCGACGGCCGCACCTGCATCATCATGGACGATATGGTCGACACCGCCGGCACGCTGTGCAAGGCGGCGCAGGCCCTGAAGGACCGCGGCGCCGGCGCCGTTTACGCCTATTGCACGCACCCGGTGCTGTCGGGCGGCGCCATCGACCGCATCGAAGCGTCGCAACTGGACGAACTGGTCGTCACCGACACCATTCCGCTCTCCGAGCAAGGCCAGGCCAGCGGCAAGATCCGCCAGCTGTCGTGCGCCGCGCTGCTGGGCGAGACCATCCTGCGTATCTCGAACGCGGAATCGGTCAGCTCGCTGTTCGTCGACTAA
- the mutM gene encoding bifunctional DNA-formamidopyrimidine glycosylase/DNA-(apurinic or apyrimidinic site) lyase, with the protein MPELPEVETTRRGIDAVITGRTLTRLVIHESRMRWPIPPDLPAVIAGRAVLECARRGKYLLLRFEHGTQIVHLGMSGSLRSVAPGEFLRKHDHVEWIFEEAVLRLHDPRRFGAVLWHPESDGPIEAHPLLAKLGIEPFDPRFDGAWLHRHFKNHGAAIKQVLLAGMAVVGVGNIYASESLFRARINPKTPANKLSPARCERLADMVRATLADALTSGGSTLRDYVGATGEPGAYFEIHAAVYEREGQPCRVCGTPIRRIVQGQRATYYCPKCQRN; encoded by the coding sequence ATGCCGGAACTGCCTGAAGTCGAAACCACGCGTCGGGGAATCGACGCCGTCATCACCGGCCGGACGCTGACGCGGCTGGTCATCCATGAATCCCGCATGCGCTGGCCCATCCCGCCGGATCTGCCGGCCGTGATCGCTGGCCGCGCCGTGCTGGAGTGCGCGCGACGGGGCAAGTATCTGCTGCTGCGGTTCGAACACGGCACCCAGATCGTGCATCTGGGCATGTCGGGGTCTCTGCGCAGCGTCGCCCCCGGCGAATTCCTGCGCAAGCATGACCATGTCGAATGGATCTTCGAGGAAGCGGTGCTGCGCCTGCATGACCCGCGGCGCTTCGGCGCGGTGCTGTGGCACCCGGAGTCCGACGGCCCCATCGAAGCCCATCCCCTGCTGGCCAAGCTAGGCATCGAACCCTTCGACCCGCGTTTCGACGGCGCCTGGCTGCACCGCCACTTCAAGAATCACGGCGCCGCCATCAAGCAGGTGCTGTTGGCGGGCATGGCCGTGGTGGGCGTGGGCAATATCTATGCATCGGAAAGTCTGTTCCGCGCCCGCATCAATCCCAAGACGCCGGCCAACAAACTGTCGCCGGCCCGCTGCGAGCGCCTGGCCGACATGGTGCGCGCCACCCTGGCCGACGCCCTGACCTCGGGCGGCAGCACGCTTCGGGACTATGTCGGGGCCACCGGCGAGCCGGGCGCCTACTTCGAGATCCACGCGGCGGTCTATGAACGCGAGGGCCAGCCCTGCCGGGTCTGCGGCACCCCGATACGGCGCATCGTCCAGGGGCAGCGCGCTACCTATTACTGCCCGAAATGCCAACGGAACTGA
- the ispE gene encoding 4-(cytidine 5'-diphospho)-2-C-methyl-D-erythritol kinase translates to MTLYDVPAPAKLNLFLHVVGRRADGYHLLQTVFRFIDLCDTLHFDVRADGVISRATELPGVPEEQDLTLRAAHALQRATGTKQGVQIGLEKRIPQGGGLGGGSSDAASVLIALNRLWGTGLSRRELMELALPLGADVPVFVFGQSAFAQGVGEDLTAVTLPERAYLVAQPDASVPTPRIFSAPDLTRDSSYITIAVFLASPTSRFGRNDLEPVVYRLYPEVLGASRWLAEQGILRGAPVRMSGSGACLFAEFSELSEAVLAEAEISAIMRGADKIFSQTHPRFRLVQACTGLAEHPLRNWIAR, encoded by the coding sequence GTGACTCTCTACGACGTACCCGCTCCCGCCAAGCTGAATCTGTTCCTGCACGTCGTGGGCCGCCGCGCCGACGGCTACCATCTGCTGCAGACCGTTTTCCGCTTCATCGACCTGTGCGACACCCTGCACTTCGACGTGCGCGCCGATGGCGTCATCAGCCGCGCCACGGAGCTGCCGGGCGTACCGGAGGAGCAGGACCTGACCTTGCGCGCCGCGCACGCGCTGCAGCGTGCCACAGGCACGAAGCAGGGCGTGCAGATCGGCCTGGAAAAGCGCATTCCCCAGGGCGGCGGCCTGGGCGGCGGCTCCAGCGATGCCGCCTCGGTGCTGATCGCGCTGAACCGGCTGTGGGGCACGGGGCTGTCGCGGCGCGAACTCATGGAGCTCGCCCTGCCGCTGGGAGCCGATGTGCCCGTCTTCGTCTTCGGGCAGTCCGCCTTTGCTCAGGGCGTGGGCGAAGATCTGACCGCGGTGACGCTGCCGGAGCGCGCTTATCTGGTGGCGCAGCCGGATGCCAGCGTGCCCACGCCTAGGATATTTTCGGCGCCCGATTTGACAAGGGATTCTTCTTACATCACAATAGCTGTCTTTCTTGCTTCGCCTACTTCCCGCTTCGGCAGGAATGATTTGGAGCCGGTGGTCTACCGTCTTTACCCAGAAGTGCTTGGGGCATCGCGGTGGCTTGCTGAACAGGGAATCCTTCGTGGAGCCCCGGTTCGCATGTCGGGATCTGGTGCGTGTTTATTCGCCGAATTTTCCGAACTCTCCGAAGCCGTTTTGGCAGAAGCAGAAATATCCGCTATAATGCGCGGCGCTGATAAAATATTCAGCCAAACGCATCCACGGTTTCGGTTAGTGCAGGCATGTACTGGGTTAGCTGAACATCCGTTGCGGAATTGGATTGCAAGATAG
- a CDS encoding tyrosine-type recombinase/integrase, producing the protein MPENLLTDLKVRSAKSTDRDWKLSDGGGLFLLVKPAGGKLWRWKYRLQGKENLFAIGSFPQVSLAEARAAREKARALVKQGIHPAHERQQVKQRNLEVLEERKRARESSSAKVAKAYLAEIKPVFGLSSYRTKESRIRKYLSPKFDGMPMSDIGVKQIRPLLEECKAHGAWAAIHVKGDLAAIFEFAVVRGLVEANPIPSLRGLLGIPGVVPP; encoded by the coding sequence ATGCCCGAAAACCTACTCACCGACCTCAAGGTCAGGTCGGCCAAATCGACTGATCGAGATTGGAAACTATCAGACGGCGGGGGCCTGTTCCTGCTGGTCAAGCCCGCCGGCGGAAAGCTCTGGCGGTGGAAGTACCGCCTGCAAGGCAAGGAGAACCTCTTTGCCATTGGCAGCTTTCCCCAGGTAAGTCTTGCGGAGGCTCGCGCTGCCCGCGAGAAAGCGCGTGCCTTGGTCAAGCAAGGTATCCACCCTGCGCATGAGCGGCAGCAGGTCAAGCAGCGCAACCTGGAAGTGCTGGAGGAACGCAAGCGTGCTCGTGAAAGCTCGTCTGCCAAGGTAGCGAAAGCGTACCTGGCGGAGATCAAACCGGTCTTCGGGCTCAGTTCCTACCGTACGAAAGAATCCCGCATCAGGAAGTACCTGTCGCCGAAGTTCGACGGGATGCCGATGAGTGACATTGGCGTTAAACAGATTCGCCCACTGCTGGAAGAGTGCAAGGCCCACGGTGCGTGGGCAGCCATTCATGTCAAAGGCGATCTGGCGGCGATCTTTGAGTTCGCGGTGGTGCGGGGGCTGGTCGAGGCCAATCCGATCCCCAGCCTGCGTGGGCTGCTGGGCATACCTGGGGTGGTTCCGCCTTGA
- the pth gene encoding aminoacyl-tRNA hydrolase — protein MSTPIRLIVGLGNPGPDYETTRHNAGFWLADHLADDLRASFALEKSFFGMVAKSRLGADNVLLLKPNTYMNRSGQAVGALARFYKLVPEQVLVLHDELDLMPGQVKLKQGGGHAGHNGLKDIQAALGSPNFWRLRIGIGHPRTLGLAQQVADFVLHPPRREEQKEIEAVIDRCRAVVPAMLAGDFPLATRQLHSGNEA, from the coding sequence ATGTCTACTCCTATACGCCTCATCGTGGGGCTGGGTAATCCCGGCCCCGACTACGAAACCACCCGGCACAACGCCGGCTTCTGGCTGGCTGACCACCTGGCGGACGACTTGCGCGCTTCTTTTGCGCTGGAGAAGTCCTTTTTTGGCATGGTGGCCAAGTCCCGCCTGGGCGCGGACAACGTGCTGCTGCTAAAGCCCAACACCTACATGAACCGTTCCGGCCAGGCGGTCGGCGCGCTGGCCCGCTTCTATAAGCTGGTGCCGGAGCAGGTGCTGGTGCTGCACGACGAACTGGATCTGATGCCCGGCCAGGTGAAACTGAAGCAGGGTGGCGGCCATGCCGGCCACAACGGCTTGAAGGACATCCAGGCGGCCTTGGGTAGCCCCAACTTCTGGCGTCTGCGCATCGGCATCGGCCATCCCCGCACGCTGGGCCTGGCCCAGCAGGTGGCGGACTTCGTGCTGCATCCGCCGCGCCGTGAAGAGCAGAAAGAGATAGAAGCGGTGATCGACCGTTGCCGCGCCGTGGTGCCGGCGATGCTGGCCGGCGATTTTCCATTGGCGACGCGTCAACTCCATAGCGGCAACGAGGCCTGA
- a CDS encoding STY4528 family pathogenicity island replication protein, with protein sequence MANRHTRHNPLGQDALFTTPASLMLDARLTPLERNGWQVLRMLRSAEGISPLANLGQLRRYLTSTPLGQRAGYETARRALVVLRLTGWISLVGQHRDPLTGHVLSELYQVHESALDFQQARTLDASLPALLQASIGHENNQVDRVAVHIQAVLAQAPEAASIATHDQRHDDDDLPPMPPSQASEAADPLPLSGDSAGSTPVPQQTEHARHMTAEQGSTYKTYMYKKERTYRAREGDGDPASQSVSLPPCLSNAQAHQQNDVQAALRRLSPQHRREVLDELQARSQSGTVRNVVAYFFVLVKRVVAGEFRLWAGRKETSTTPRPAENRPAAPPRTADRPKPTAQPASRETALAHIANIRKIMNTSTNAGDIAAQAMQTRGWQPHPA encoded by the coding sequence ATGGCAAACCGTCACACCCGCCACAATCCGCTGGGGCAAGATGCCCTGTTCACTACGCCGGCCTCGCTCATGCTCGATGCCCGCCTCACGCCGCTGGAGCGCAATGGTTGGCAGGTTCTGCGCATGCTGCGCTCTGCGGAAGGCATCAGCCCACTGGCGAACCTGGGGCAGTTGCGCCGCTATCTCACCTCTACACCGCTGGGGCAGCGGGCCGGATACGAGACGGCCCGGCGCGCTCTCGTCGTGCTTCGGCTGACGGGGTGGATCAGTCTGGTGGGTCAGCACCGCGATCCTCTGACCGGCCATGTGCTCAGCGAGCTGTATCAGGTTCACGAAAGTGCCCTGGACTTCCAGCAGGCCCGCACGCTCGATGCCAGTCTACCCGCGCTTTTGCAAGCCTCCATCGGCCATGAAAACAACCAGGTAGATCGGGTGGCCGTCCACATTCAGGCAGTGCTGGCGCAGGCACCTGAAGCCGCCTCCATTGCGACCCACGATCAGCGCCACGATGACGATGATTTGCCCCCTATGCCGCCGTCGCAGGCGAGCGAGGCAGCCGACCCGCTGCCATTGTCTGGCGATTCCGCTGGCAGCACGCCTGTTCCGCAACAGACCGAACACGCTCGCCACATGACGGCTGAGCAGGGCAGTACGTATAAGACGTATATGTATAAAAAAGAACGTACGTACCGCGCGCGCGAAGGCGACGGCGATCCGGCATCGCAGTCGGTGAGCTTGCCGCCTTGCCTGAGCAATGCCCAGGCACATCAGCAAAACGACGTGCAGGCCGCCTTGCGGCGGCTGTCGCCGCAGCATCGCCGGGAAGTGCTCGACGAGTTGCAGGCTCGCAGCCAGAGCGGCACCGTGCGCAATGTCGTGGCCTACTTCTTCGTCTTGGTGAAGCGCGTCGTTGCGGGCGAGTTCCGCTTGTGGGCAGGTCGCAAGGAGACGTCTACCACCCCACGGCCTGCCGAGAATCGACCGGCAGCTCCGCCGCGCACCGCAGACCGCCCAAAACCGACTGCGCAACCGGCATCACGTGAAACCGCCCTGGCGCACATCGCCAACATCCGCAAGATCATGAACACCTCGACGAATGCAGGGGACATCGCAGCGCAGGCAATGCAGACCAGGGGATGGCAACCGCATCCTGCGTAA
- the lolB gene encoding lipoprotein insertase outer membrane protein LolB: MAMLAATLAACTTPKPIEGASADAFSRIGRFAITVNEESGKQNAVQGGFSWSDDGRRYVLDLTNPLGSTEARVEGGPGAASLTKADGTRLVADNPDALAAEALGSSMPVSGLRDWLRGKLAATPEATEVSRDELGRPAAFEQGGWRARLSRYDTLGPQLLVLERLEPGRRIMLRLVVNQP, translated from the coding sequence ATGGCAATGCTGGCGGCGACGCTGGCCGCCTGCACCACGCCCAAGCCGATCGAAGGCGCCAGCGCCGACGCCTTCTCGCGCATCGGCCGTTTCGCCATCACCGTCAACGAGGAAAGCGGCAAGCAGAATGCCGTGCAGGGCGGCTTCTCGTGGTCGGACGACGGCCGCCGCTATGTGCTGGACCTGACCAATCCCCTGGGCTCGACCGAGGCACGCGTGGAAGGTGGGCCAGGCGCGGCCAGCCTGACCAAGGCCGACGGCACCCGCCTGGTCGCCGACAATCCCGATGCGCTGGCAGCCGAGGCGCTGGGCAGCAGCATGCCGGTGTCCGGCCTGCGCGACTGGCTGCGCGGCAAGCTGGCCGCCACGCCTGAAGCCACCGAAGTATCACGCGACGAACTGGGCCGGCCGGCGGCGTTCGAGCAGGGCGGCTGGCGTGCGCGGCTGTCGCGCTACGACACGCTGGGTCCCCAATTGCTGGTGCTGGAGCGCCTGGAGCCGGGCCGCCGCATCATGCTGCGCCTGGTTGTCAACCAGCCTTGA
- a CDS encoding CPBP family glutamic-type intramembrane protease: MTDQRQSASVSGGKLRFRSEIADFWRFIRHPHPASRLPGRAAASGLVADWWPGLGPGRLLAWAALLWAVNLFALGPVAVAAAGLGGVTHRLDPANIPWLTAVIWAPLVEEILFRYGLRRPKQALWLIPAMVPVVLWGPKVWTGLLLAAFVILACWGARQRAEPLQGWDTTWRRYYLRHFGLVFHLVALTFAAVHLTNFVYSKTPYWLLPLLVLPQWLTGLVLGWMRVRRGIGAAILLHSVFNAGPILMIWVIMRWVPAAAA; encoded by the coding sequence ATGACAGACCAGCGGCAATCGGCGTCGGTGTCTGGCGGAAAACTGCGCTTTCGCAGCGAGATCGCGGACTTCTGGCGCTTCATCCGCCATCCGCATCCCGCTTCGCGCCTGCCGGGCCGTGCGGCCGCCAGCGGGCTGGTTGCCGACTGGTGGCCGGGCCTGGGGCCGGGACGCCTGCTGGCCTGGGCCGCGCTGCTGTGGGCAGTGAACCTGTTTGCGCTGGGGCCAGTGGCAGTGGCCGCCGCCGGGCTGGGCGGCGTCACGCACCGGCTTGATCCCGCCAACATCCCCTGGCTGACCGCCGTCATCTGGGCGCCGCTGGTGGAAGAGATACTGTTCCGCTACGGCTTGCGCCGCCCCAAGCAGGCGCTGTGGCTGATTCCGGCGATGGTGCCCGTGGTGCTGTGGGGGCCCAAGGTCTGGACCGGCCTGCTGCTGGCCGCATTCGTGATCCTGGCCTGCTGGGGCGCGCGCCAGCGCGCCGAACCGCTGCAAGGTTGGGACACCACCTGGCGGCGCTACTACCTGCGGCATTTCGGCCTGGTGTTCCACCTGGTCGCGCTGACCTTCGCCGCGGTGCACCTGACCAACTTCGTCTACAGCAAGACGCCGTACTGGCTGCTGCCCCTGCTGGTGCTGCCGCAATGGCTCACGGGCCTGGTGCTGGGCTGGATGCGCGTGCGCCGCGGAATCGGCGCGGCGATCCTGCTGCACTCCGTTTTCAACGCCGGCCCCATTTTGATGATCTGGGTCATCATGCGCTGGGTCCCTGCCGCCGCGGCTTAA
- a CDS encoding 50S ribosomal protein L25/general stress protein Ctc, with protein sequence MKFNATARSVQGSSASRRLRRAGRVPAIVYGGTAAPLNIELDHNEIYHALRKEQFHASILQMALEGAAKEEQVLLRSVQWHAYKPQVLHVDFQRVDANQALHTKVPFHFINAEVSPAVKLGGAIISHVLTELEVTCLPAALPQFIEVDLKDLLPGASIHLADIALPKGVTYVPHGGDANPLLAATAVVKGGAAADEGAAEAPAA encoded by the coding sequence ATGAAATTCAATGCAACTGCGCGTAGCGTCCAGGGTTCGAGTGCGAGCCGCCGCCTGCGCCGCGCGGGCCGCGTTCCCGCCATCGTTTATGGCGGTACGGCTGCCCCCCTGAACATCGAACTCGACCACAACGAGATCTACCACGCCCTGCGCAAGGAACAATTCCACGCGTCGATCCTGCAAATGGCGCTGGAAGGCGCAGCCAAGGAAGAACAAGTCCTGCTGCGTTCGGTTCAATGGCACGCCTACAAGCCGCAAGTCCTGCACGTGGACTTCCAGCGCGTGGACGCCAACCAGGCCCTGCACACCAAGGTCCCGTTCCACTTCATCAACGCTGAAGTCTCGCCGGCCGTGAAGCTGGGCGGCGCCATCATCAGCCACGTCCTGACCGAACTGGAAGTCACCTGCCTGCCGGCAGCGCTGCCCCAGTTCATCGAAGTGGACCTGAAGGATCTGCTGCCTGGCGCTTCGATCCACCTGGCCGACATCGCTCTGCCCAAGGGCGTGACCTACGTCCCGCACGGTGGCGACGCCAACCCGCTGCTGGCCGCCACTGCCGTGGTCAAGGGCGGCGCTGCCGCCGACGAAGGCGCTGCCGAAGCTCCGGCCGCCTAA
- the ychF gene encoding redox-regulated ATPase YchF translates to MALQCGIVGLPNVGKSTLFNALTRAGIAAENYPFCTIEPNVGVVEVPDPRLQKLAEIVKPERILSATVEFVDIAGLVAGASKGEGLGNQFLSHIRETDAIVNVVRCFEDPNVIHVAGKIDPIADIEVIETELALADMQTAEKALHRHQKTARSGDKESQRIVAVLEKCVAQLNEAKPIRALDLSAEEQADIAQLCFITAKRAMYVGNVADDGFTNNPLLDRLTEFAAARNAPVVAICASIESEIVDLDDADRLAFLSDMGMEEPGLNRLIRAAFKLLGLQTYFTAGVKEVRAWTVPIGATAPQAAGVIHTDFERGFIRAQTIAYEDFITYKGEQGAKEAGKMRAEGKEYIVQDGDVMNFLFNV, encoded by the coding sequence ATGGCTCTGCAATGCGGCATCGTCGGCCTGCCCAACGTAGGCAAATCGACACTCTTCAACGCTCTGACCCGCGCCGGCATCGCCGCCGAGAACTATCCGTTCTGCACCATCGAACCCAACGTCGGTGTGGTCGAAGTGCCGGATCCGCGCCTGCAGAAACTGGCTGAAATCGTCAAGCCCGAACGCATCCTGTCCGCCACCGTCGAATTCGTCGACATCGCGGGCCTGGTCGCCGGCGCGAGCAAGGGCGAAGGCCTGGGCAACCAGTTCCTCTCGCACATCCGCGAAACCGACGCCATCGTCAACGTGGTGCGCTGCTTTGAAGACCCCAACGTGATCCACGTGGCGGGAAAGATCGACCCCATCGCCGACATCGAAGTCATCGAAACCGAGCTGGCACTGGCCGACATGCAGACCGCCGAAAAGGCGCTGCATCGTCACCAGAAGACCGCGCGCTCCGGCGACAAGGAATCGCAGCGCATCGTGGCCGTGCTGGAAAAATGCGTGGCCCAGCTGAACGAAGCCAAGCCCATCCGCGCGCTGGATCTCTCGGCCGAAGAGCAGGCCGATATCGCCCAGCTCTGCTTCATCACCGCCAAGCGCGCGATGTACGTGGGCAACGTGGCCGACGACGGCTTCACCAACAATCCGCTGCTGGACCGCCTGACCGAATTCGCCGCCGCGCGCAACGCGCCCGTGGTCGCCATCTGCGCCTCCATCGAATCCGAAATCGTCGACCTCGACGATGCCGACCGCCTGGCCTTCCTGTCGGACATGGGCATGGAAGAACCCGGCCTGAACCGCCTGATCCGCGCCGCCTTCAAGCTGCTGGGCCTGCAGACCTACTTCACCGCCGGCGTGAAGGAAGTACGCGCCTGGACCGTGCCGATCGGCGCCACCGCGCCGCAAGCCGCTGGCGTCATCCACACCGACTTCGAACGCGGCTTCATCCGCGCCCAGACCATCGCCTACGAAGACTTCATCACCTACAAGGGTGAGCAGGGCGCCAAGGAAGCGGGCAAGATGCGCGCCGAAGGCAAGGAATACATCGTGCAGGATGGGGACGTGATGAACTTCCTGTTCAACGTCTGA